GGGGAGCCGGATGTAGAAGCGGTTGAAGTTCTCGATCGCCCTGGTGAGGTCACCGACGTCCAAGTCCGTGGCGCGGTCGAGGTTCTGAGGAGAGGTCACCCTGGAAATGTATCGCATGCTTATATAAGGTCGTGATGCACCACGTCCCCGCCCCGCGGTGATGTGTGGTCCGGCATCGCACCTCGGCGCAACGGCGCGTCAACCACCCCAGAAGCGCAAGGTGAGGGACACATCAATGACTGTGCGCATCGGTATCAACGGCTTCGGGCGCATCGGCCGCAACGTCTTCCGCGCGGTGGCCGCACGCGGCTCGGAACTGGAGATCGTCGCCGTCAACGACCTCGGTGACGTCGACACGATGGCCCACCTGCTGGCCTACGACTCGATCCTGGGCCGGTTCCCCGAGGAGATCGCCGCCGAGCCGGGTGCCATCCGCGTGGGCAGCCGGACGGTCAAGGTGCTCGCCGAGCGGGACCCCGCTGCCCTGCCCTGGGGCGACCTCGGCGTCGACCTCGTGATCGAGTCCACCGGCATCTTCACCGACGCCGCCCGGGCCCGCGCCCACATCGACGGCGGCGCGAAGAAGGTCGTCATCGCGGCCCCGGCCAGCGGCGAGGACCTCACGGTCGTGCTCGGTGTCAACGAGGACGCCTACGACCCGGAGCGGCACACGATCATCTCCAACGCCTCCTGCACCACCAACTGTCTCGCGGTGCTGGCCAAGGTGCTGCACGAGAGCGTGGGCATCGAGGCGGGCATGATGACCACCGTCCACGCCTACACCCAGGACCAGAACCTCCAGGACGCCCCGCACAAGGACCTGCGCCGGGCGCGTGCCGCGGGCCTGAACATCGTGCCCACCTCCAGCGGCGCCGCCAAGGCCATCGGCCTGGTGCTGCCCGAACTGGCGGGCAAACTGGACGCGTTCGCGCTGCGGGTGCCGGTGCCCACCGGCTCGGTCACCGACCTCACGGTGACGCCGGGCCGGCGCACCTCCGTCGAGGAGGTCAACGAGGCCTACGCGGCGGCCGCGGCCGGCGCCTACAAGGGCCTGCTGTCCTACAGCGAGGCGCCCCTCGTCAGCACCGACATCGTCGGCGACCCCGCCTCCTGCGTCTTCGACGCCGGGCTCACCCGCGTGACCGACGGACAGGTCAAGGTCGTCGGCTGGTACGACAACGAATGGGGTTACTCCAACCGTCTCATCGACCTCGCCCTGCTGGTCGGCGCCGCCCTCTGACGAGCGGGCGCCCCTGCCCCCGGACCCCTTCCGCCTCCCCTCAGGGCGGGCCGGCCGTCCTTCCCCCCGGCGGCGGCCGCCGCCCCGGCGCGCCGGCGGCCCGCCCCCGTGCAGCGGGCCGCCGGCGCCGGCGCCGGGCTGCCCGCGCGCCGGGCGCGGAACCACCGACGCGCGCCGGGGGAGGAACCGCCGACGCGCCCCGGGACCAGGCGCGCCGCACCACGCCAGACGAGCTCATGTCACCCGCACCATGTCACTCGGCCCCTGCCACAAGGACGGGAACCCCATGACGTACGTGACCGGCGAATACACGGACTGCACGCCTCTGCTGGGCGACCGGGAGGCCCTCGACGGCTTCTTCGAGGAGCACGGCTACCTGTATCTGCGCGGCGTCCTCGACCGCGACCTCGTTCGGACCACCGCGGAGCAGATGCTGGAGGGGCTGGTGGCGCTGGGCGCCGCCGACCCGCGGGCCACCCTGGACGACGTCGCCATCGACTCCTTCGAGGAGGTCGACGAGGTGGCGATGCACAAGTACGTCAAGTACGACGACTTCTGGAACCACCCCTCCACCCTGGAGGTGTTCGAGCGGGTCTTCGGCGAGCCCGTCTTCGTCTTCCGCTCCACCACCATCCGCTACTACCCCTCGGCCGCCGGCGCCGAGGAGCCGTCGTTCGCCCATCTGACGCCGTTCCACCAGGACGGCTTCTACATCGGCCCCAACAAGGACTTCCGCCCCGTGTGGATACCGCTCGTCGCGACCACCAAGGAATCCGGCGGGGTCGCGCTCGCGGACGGCAGCCACCGGCGGGGCCCGCGCGAGCACGTCGTGCACGAGTCCTTCCGCCGGTTCGGCCACCCGGTGCGCGGCATACCCGCCGAACTCATGGGCGAGGACGAGGCGTTGCTGCACTCGGCCATGGAGCCGGGCGACGTGCTGTTCATGCACGCCTACACCTGTCACAAGTCGGTCCCCAACCTGTCCTCGCCGCCGGTCATGCGGATGTCCATGGACACCCGCGTCCAGCCGGCCACGACGGAGCGCGGCTTCAACGCGCTGACGCCGTGGACGGAATCGGCGAAGGACCCCTCCAAGGGGATCATGTCCAAGATCACCGGAACTCCCAGTGCGGTTGAATAGATGACTCATCGCGAAGCACCCCCCACCGGCGCTCCCGGCACCCAGGAGCCGCCGTCCCCCCAGCAGCCCCCCGCGTTACCGGGCCTGTCCACGACCGGTCTGGTCGTGGTGCTCACCGGGTTCGCGCTGTCCATCGTCGACTTCTTCATCGTCAACGTGGCGCTGACGACGATCGGGCGCGACCTGCACGGCGGCGAGACCGCGCTGGAACTGGTCGTGTCCGGCTACGGCATCGCCTACGCGCTCGGCCTGGTCCTCGGCGGGCGGCTCGGCGACGCGTACGGCAGGCGCCGGCTCTTCGTGTGGGGCCTGGTGGCCTTCACCCTCAGCTCCGCGCTGTGCGGGGTGGCCCCGAGCGTCGGCTTCCTGATCGCGGCCCGGCTCCTGCAGGGCGCGGCAGCGGCCATGCTGGTGCCGCAGGTCCTCGCGACGATCCAGGCGGCCACCGAGGGCCAGGCCCGCGCCCGCGCCATCAGCCTCTACGGCGCGACCGCGGGACTCGCGGCGGTGGCCGGCCAGATCCTCGGCGGACTGCTGGTCTCGCTGGACATCGCCGGGGCCGGCTGGCGTTCGGTGTTCCTGATCAACGTGCCGGTCGGCGTGGCCGCGCTGCTCGCCGTGCGGCACATGCCGGACACCCGGGCGCAGCGCAGGCCGGGCTTCGACCTCACCGGCACCCTGCTGTTCGGGGTGGCCCTGGTCTGTGTCCTGCTGGTGATCGTCGAGGGACAGGCGCTGGGCTGGCCGGTGTGGCTGTGGGCGCTGCCGGTGGTCGCGGCCGCGGCGGTGGCGGCGCTGGTCCGGGTGGAACGGCGGCTGGAGGCCGAGGGCGGTTCGCCGCTGCTGCCTCCGTCGGTGCTCTCCCGCACCGGAATGCGCCGGGGACTGCTCGCGATGGTTCCGTTCTCGATCGGATTCGGCAGCTTCATGTTCGTCTACGCCCTGGTCGCGCAGGACGACTTCGGTCTCGGCGGACTGGGCTCCGGGGCGGTGCTGTCGCCCTTCGCCTCCGCCTTCTTCGTGGTGGCCCTGTTCACCCCGAAGATCGCGGCGGCCCTCGGGCGGCGCATCGTCACCCTCGGGGCCACCGTCCAGGGGGCCGGCCTGCTGCTGATGGCGCTGCTGATCGGGACCACCTGGCCGCACGTGCCGGTGGTCCTGGTGCTGGCCGTGCTGGCGTTCACCGGTGTCGGACAGGCCCTGATCGGGCCCACCCTGTTCCGGATGATCCTCGCCGACGTCCCGCCCGCCCAGGCCGGCATGGGCAGCGGCGTGCTGGTCACCAGCCAGCAGACGGCCACCGCCCTGGGCGCGACCGTCGGCGGCACGCTCTACCTCGCCCTCGGCGACTCGATGGGCCACTCCTCGGCGGCGGTCGTCGTCCTCTGCCTGCTGACCGTCTTCTCCGCGACCATCTTCGCCATCAGCCTCAGACTGCCCGACCCCGCCTGAACCACCGGCGGCCCCCGCCCAGCCCTCCCCCGGGCGGGTGCCGCCGGAGCCCGGGCCCCCGGCCCGTCCGCACACCCCCTTCCACCGGGCCGCGACGACGCGGCCCGGGACCGCCCGCCCAGGACGCGAGGAACGGAGACCCCGTGCACTTACACCCCAGGACGGCCGTGGTCACCGGCGCGGCGAGCGGTATCGGGCTCGCCCTCACCGCCCGCCTCGCCCGGGCCGGAGTCAAGGTGCTCATGGCGGACATCCAGGGCGACGCCCTGCGCCACCGGGCCGGCGAACTCGCCGCGCGCGGCGCGGACGTCCGCGCCGAGACCGTGGACCTCACCGACGCGGACGCCGTGCAGGCACTGGCCGAGACGGCGTACGGCACCTTCGGCGACATCGACGTGGTCTGCAACAACGCCGGTGTCGTCGGCCCCGTCGGCATGCCGCTGTGGGAGGTGCCGCCGGCGCGGATGCGCGAGGTCTTCGAGGTGAACCACTGGGCGCACGTCCATGTCGCCCGCGCCTTCGTGCCGCGGCTGCTGGCCGGCGGCCGGCCCGCCCACCTCGTGCACACCGCCTCCATGTCGGCGTTCGCCGTGGGCAGCGGCAGCGCCGCCTACGCCGCCTCCAAGCACGCCGACCTGGCGGTCGCCCGCAGCCTGCGGGCCGACCTCGCCGGCACCCCCGTGCGGGTCTCGGTGCTCTGCCCAGGCCGGGTCGACACCCCGCTGGTCCGCGGCCTCGCCGCCCCGCGCGACGCGACCGGGGACACCACGGTCACCGCCGGCCTGGTCGCCGAGACCGTGTGGGACGCGCTGGGCTCCGACCGTTTCTACCTCTTCACCAACGCCGACGCGGCCACCCGGCTGCGCGACCAGTTCGACGACGTACGGCGCCACCTCACCTCCCCTGTCCACCCCACGCAGGAGACGCTGTGGAACGCTTCCGGGCAGACGCCCCCGACGGCCCCGCGACCGAACCCGCCGACCTCGGGAGGGTGAGGGCCAGGTACCGCGAGGAGCGCGACAAGCGGCTGCGGCCCGGTGCCGGCCGGGTCTACCGGCCCGCGCGCGGCGAGCTGTCCCGCTACGCGGCCGACCCCCACGCCGTGCCGGACGACCGTGAGCCCGTCACCGACACGGTCGACGTCGCCGTCGTCGGCGCCGGCATCGGCGGCCTGCTGCTGGGCGCCCGGCTGCGCGAGACGTGCGGCTTCGAGCGGATCCGTCTGGTCGACGCGGCCGGCGACGTCGGCGGCACCTGGTACTGGAACCGGTTCCCCGGCCTCAGGTGCGACATCGAGAGCTACGTCTACCTGCCGCTGCTGGAGGAACTGGGCACCGTGCCCACGGAGAAGTACGTGACCGGCGCCGAGATCCTCGCGCACTGCCGCGCCGTCGCCCGGCACTACGGCCTCTACCGGGACGCCCTGCTGGGCACCTCCGTCACCGAACTGCGCTGGGACGAGCCGAGTTCGCACTGGCTGGTGCGCACCGACCGCGGCGACCGCTTCCGGGCCCGCTACGTGTGCATGGCGATCGGCTCGCTGCACCGGCCCAAACTGCCCGCCGTCGAGGGCCTGGAGACCTTCCGCGGGCACTCCTTCCACACCGCCCGCTGGGACTACGACTACACCGGCGACGGCGTCCCGGGCAGCCTCGCCGCGCTGCGCGACAAGCGGGTGGGGATCGTCGGGACGGGCGCCACGGCGGTGCAGGTGATCCCGCACCTGGCCGAGGCGTCCGCGCACCTGTACGTCTTCCAGCGCACCCCGCCCGCGGTGGGCCCCCGGGGCAACCGGCCCACCGACCCGGACTGGGTGAAGGGGCTGCGACCCGGCTGGCAGCAGCGGCGCATGGACAACTTCCACGACCTGACCTCCGGGGTGGCGCGGACGGAGGACCTGGTGGCGGACGGCTGGACGGAGATCACGGCCGGTCTCGCGGCGATCCTGCCGAAGTCCGGCGGGACGGACGGCGCCGCCGGCCCCGCCGAGGCGGCCGCCGCCGTGGAACGCGCCGACTTCCGCAAGATGGAGGAGCTGCGCGCCCGCGTCGACGCCGTCGTCCGCGACCCCCGTACCGCGGCCGCCCTCAAGCCGTACTACCGGCTGTTCTGCAAGCGGCCCTGCTTCCACGACGGGTACCTGGAGACCTTCAACCGGCCCGACGTCACCCTCGTGGACACCGAGGGACGCGGCATCGAACGGCTCACCGAGCACGCGGTGGTCGCGGCCGGCCGGGAGTACCCGGTCGACTGCCTGGTCCTGGCCTCGGGCTACGAGTCCGAGTACGCGGTGCCGTACACCACCCGGGCCGGCTACGAGGTGGTGGGCCGGGACGGGGTGCGGCTCTCGGAGCGCTGGGCCGACGGGGCGCGGACGTTCCACGGCCTGATGGTGAATCGTTTCCCCAACTGTTTCCTGCTGTCCAAGGTCCAGTCGGGGCTGCACGTCAACGTGCCCTACATGCTGGGCGAGCAGAGCAGGCACGTCGCCCACGTCCTCAAAGCCGTCCAGGACCGCGGCCACCACGTCGTGGAGGTCTCCGCCACCGGCGAGAAGGAGTGGACCGAGGAGATCCTCCGGCTCGCGAACCGCAACCTCGACTACGCCGAGTCCTGCACCCCGGGCCTGTTCAACAACGAGGGCCGCCCGGGTGACCTGCACGTCCTCAACGGCAGCTACGGCGGCGGCTCGGTGGCCTTCCTGAACGTCCTGCGCGCCTGGCGCGAGGCCGGAGACCTCGCCCACCTCGAACTCAGCGACTGACTCGCACAACGACGACGCAACAACCATGAAGGGGGACGCAAGACCATGGACGTCTCGCCGATACCGGACTCGACGGTCGGAGCCGTCGTGCACGGCGCCGCCATCACCCCGGACCTCGACGACACCACCGTCGAGCGGTTATGGGCCGCGCTCGACCAGCACCTGGTGCTGGTCTTCCGCGGCCACCGGGACCCCTCGAACGACGAACTGCTCGGCTTCGGACGCCGTTTCGGGCACATCCCGAAGACCGGTCTCACCACCGGCGCCAGCCCCGACCACAACGAGATCCTGATCATCTCCAACATCGTGGAGAACGGCCGCAAGATCGGCGTCGGCGACGCCGGCTGGATGGACTGGCACACCGACTACTCCTTCCGGCCCCGGGTCTCCCGGATCGGCTTCCTCGCCGCCGTGGAACTGCCCGTCTCCGGCGGCGGCCAGACCCTGTTCACCGACATGTACGGGGTGTACGACTCGCTGCCCGCGGACCTGCGCCGCCGCCTGCACTCCTACCGGGCCCGGCACGCCCTGCGCTCCGGCTACGAGGAGACCATCGAGGAGAGCTACCAGGGCGAGGTCTCCATCGCGGGCGCCGGCCCCGGCGCCGCACCCGCCACCACGGCGATCCTGCCCGAGGACGGCACCTCCACCGTCCACCCGCTGATCGCCCGCAACCCGCGCACCGGCCGCCACGCCGTCTACGTCAACTCCCTC
Above is a genomic segment from Streptomyces collinus Tu 365 containing:
- the gap gene encoding type I glyceraldehyde-3-phosphate dehydrogenase, producing the protein MTVRIGINGFGRIGRNVFRAVAARGSELEIVAVNDLGDVDTMAHLLAYDSILGRFPEEIAAEPGAIRVGSRTVKVLAERDPAALPWGDLGVDLVIESTGIFTDAARARAHIDGGAKKVVIAAPASGEDLTVVLGVNEDAYDPERHTIISNASCTTNCLAVLAKVLHESVGIEAGMMTTVHAYTQDQNLQDAPHKDLRRARAAGLNIVPTSSGAAKAIGLVLPELAGKLDAFALRVPVPTGSVTDLTVTPGRRTSVEEVNEAYAAAAAGAYKGLLSYSEAPLVSTDIVGDPASCVFDAGLTRVTDGQVKVVGWYDNEWGYSNRLIDLALLVGAAL
- the ptlH gene encoding 1-deoxypentalenic acid 11-beta-hydroxylase, whose translation is MTYVTGEYTDCTPLLGDREALDGFFEEHGYLYLRGVLDRDLVRTTAEQMLEGLVALGAADPRATLDDVAIDSFEEVDEVAMHKYVKYDDFWNHPSTLEVFERVFGEPVFVFRSTTIRYYPSAAGAEEPSFAHLTPFHQDGFYIGPNKDFRPVWIPLVATTKESGGVALADGSHRRGPREHVVHESFRRFGHPVRGIPAELMGEDEALLHSAMEPGDVLFMHAYTCHKSVPNLSSPPVMRMSMDTRVQPATTERGFNALTPWTESAKDPSKGIMSKITGTPSAVE
- a CDS encoding MFS transporter; translation: MTHREAPPTGAPGTQEPPSPQQPPALPGLSTTGLVVVLTGFALSIVDFFIVNVALTTIGRDLHGGETALELVVSGYGIAYALGLVLGGRLGDAYGRRRLFVWGLVAFTLSSALCGVAPSVGFLIAARLLQGAAAAMLVPQVLATIQAATEGQARARAISLYGATAGLAAVAGQILGGLLVSLDIAGAGWRSVFLINVPVGVAALLAVRHMPDTRAQRRPGFDLTGTLLFGVALVCVLLVIVEGQALGWPVWLWALPVVAAAAVAALVRVERRLEAEGGSPLLPPSVLSRTGMRRGLLAMVPFSIGFGSFMFVYALVAQDDFGLGGLGSGAVLSPFASAFFVVALFTPKIAAALGRRIVTLGATVQGAGLLLMALLIGTTWPHVPVVLVLAVLAFTGVGQALIGPTLFRMILADVPPAQAGMGSGVLVTSQQTATALGATVGGTLYLALGDSMGHSSAAVVVLCLLTVFSATIFAISLRLPDPA
- the ptlF gene encoding 1-deoxy-11-beta-hydroxypentalenate dehydrogenase, coding for MHLHPRTAVVTGAASGIGLALTARLARAGVKVLMADIQGDALRHRAGELAARGADVRAETVDLTDADAVQALAETAYGTFGDIDVVCNNAGVVGPVGMPLWEVPPARMREVFEVNHWAHVHVARAFVPRLLAGGRPAHLVHTASMSAFAVGSGSAAYAASKHADLAVARSLRADLAGTPVRVSVLCPGRVDTPLVRGLAAPRDATGDTTVTAGLVAETVWDALGSDRFYLFTNADAATRLRDQFDDVRRHLTSPVHPTQETLWNASGQTPPTAPRPNPPTSGG
- the ptlE gene encoding neopentalenolactone/pentalenolactone D synthase, whose protein sequence is MERFRADAPDGPATEPADLGRVRARYREERDKRLRPGAGRVYRPARGELSRYAADPHAVPDDREPVTDTVDVAVVGAGIGGLLLGARLRETCGFERIRLVDAAGDVGGTWYWNRFPGLRCDIESYVYLPLLEELGTVPTEKYVTGAEILAHCRAVARHYGLYRDALLGTSVTELRWDEPSSHWLVRTDRGDRFRARYVCMAIGSLHRPKLPAVEGLETFRGHSFHTARWDYDYTGDGVPGSLAALRDKRVGIVGTGATAVQVIPHLAEASAHLYVFQRTPPAVGPRGNRPTDPDWVKGLRPGWQQRRMDNFHDLTSGVARTEDLVADGWTEITAGLAAILPKSGGTDGAAGPAEAAAAVERADFRKMEELRARVDAVVRDPRTAAALKPYYRLFCKRPCFHDGYLETFNRPDVTLVDTEGRGIERLTEHAVVAAGREYPVDCLVLASGYESEYAVPYTTRAGYEVVGRDGVRLSERWADGARTFHGLMVNRFPNCFLLSKVQSGLHVNVPYMLGEQSRHVAHVLKAVQDRGHHVVEVSATGEKEWTEEILRLANRNLDYAESCTPGLFNNEGRPGDLHVLNGSYGGGSVAFLNVLRAWREAGDLAHLELSD
- the ptlD gene encoding neopentalenolactone/pentalenolactone F synthase, with the translated sequence MDVSPIPDSTVGAVVHGAAITPDLDDTTVERLWAALDQHLVLVFRGHRDPSNDELLGFGRRFGHIPKTGLTTGASPDHNEILIISNIVENGRKIGVGDAGWMDWHTDYSFRPRVSRIGFLAAVELPVSGGGQTLFTDMYGVYDSLPADLRRRLHSYRARHALRSGYEETIEESYQGEVSIAGAGPGAAPATTAILPEDGTSTVHPLIARNPRTGRHAVYVNSLNTKRILELDPAASKELLQDLWSHAGSPALTYTHTWEPGDIVMWDQLGTIHAKTAFDPGDRRILRKVVAIFDDPTEPWRAEAAA